From Carya illinoinensis cultivar Pawnee chromosome 5, C.illinoinensisPawnee_v1, whole genome shotgun sequence, one genomic window encodes:
- the LOC122310308 gene encoding uncharacterized protein LOC122310308 — MEKEKVTRPLDSVEEPEISLAVIAGTPTVRPMRLTRSIMGEQLVILVDLGSSHNFIDSTLIPKWKLRVDSSITLRVKVANGQCLKGGGLYKIVKLKFIVEEIDHLGHIINSEGVMDDVSKIATMLEWLEPKNVKSLQGSIGLTGYYWKFINGYGIIADPLTNLLKKNSFSWSSEANRAFGEIK; from the exons ATGGAGAAGGAAAAAGTGACAAGACCTCTTGATAGTGTGGAAGAACCAGAGATCTCTTTGGCTGTCATTGCTGGCACTCCTACTGTTAGACCAATGAGGTTGACGAGAAGTATTATGGGTGAACAGTTGGTGATACTGGTGGATTTAGGTAGCTCACACAACTTCATAGACTCAACTTTGATTCCAAAATGGAAGCTGCGAGTGGATTCTTCTATTACATTAAGGGTGAAGGTGGCTAATGGCCAATGCCTTAAGGGTGGAGGATTATACAAAATAGTAAAGCTAAAG TTTATAGTTGAAGAAATTGACCATTTAGGCCATATCATTAATTCTGAAGGTGTAATGGATGATGTTTCTAAGATTGCTACCATGTTGGAGTGGCTTGAGCCTAAAAATGTGAAGTCTCTACAGGGATCCATAGGGCTAACTGGATACTATTGGAAGTTTATAAATGGCTATGGAATTATAGCAGACCCCTTGACAAACTTGCTGAAAAAGAATTCTTTTTCTTGGAGTTCGGAGGCAAATAGGGCATTTGGGGAAATTAAATAG